The Carassius carassius chromosome 32, fCarCar2.1, whole genome shotgun sequence DNA window CCCTCCTTCTCCCCCTTTAGAAGTTTTACAAGCTTTTTTCATACTTGCTGGTTAAAGTAGGGCGTCTTTGGATTAGAGAAATAAAATCCTTGGATGTAGAAATCAGCTGTTTTTGAGAATTAGAATCTAGATAGGCAGCTTTCTGTCCCTTGTACATGCAGGATTTATTTAAACCGAAAAATGTGAGGCGAACAGCACTAACGTTTGGTCAAGAAGATGCTTGTTCACTGAATCAGGAGGTGTGTTTGTAATGGTCGGGGAAATAAAAGGGCAATAAAGTTTGTTTTACCGGATGTGGTTGGGCACAGTTTAGCCCCTTCAATAGCACGTCGTTTTCTAATGTTGACCTTTAACTTCTTACGTTTTATTCTCCTGTGAATGGCACTCAGACGTTATTAAACATGATGAATATTAGGCAAACGTGAAGTTAGACAAGACAAAATATATCAAAAGACTTTCAATGTAAACTCATCAAGATAAATTATGAAATTTAGCTAGACTAGTCTGTAAGTTTACAACCGTTTGAAGGATATTAGATGTCTGAAAGTTAATTAGCCCATGTGTAGTTAGAATAGTTTGAAGATAGTTTAGAAGTTTGAAGCTTATTTAAACTCTGATATGATCATTATTATATGCATTGtgataaatagatagacagacagacagacagacagacagacagataagatagatagatagatagatagatagatagatagatagacagacagacagacagacagacagacagacagacagacagacagacagacagacagacagacagatagatagatagatagatagatagatagatagatagatagatagatagatagatagatagatagatagatagatagattcttaTTTACTCAATAATTGAAAGTGTTTCATGTTTTCCTCAGGCATCAGATGATTCTCATATCATGTTCACCAACTCGATCCGCAATAATGAAACCGATATCATCACCAGAAGCTACATCAACATCACATTTGGTTGTCGATACCCAGTAAACTACATGGTTCAGCACCAAAACGGGGGGAATCTGATCAGAGTGGATGTGAGGTGAGCTTCTCTAGTCATGACATCACCAGTTAATTAATTCTGCAACTCTTTTTGGTTCAGAACTCAGTCTGTCTGGGACTGCAGCACTCCATATGTAGTAATGACTTTAATTATCACTATTTTTCCGAGCTTAAAAAAGGCCGAGCCCCTCActaattgtttgtttgtatgtaaaCACAATAAAGGAAGCTAATGGTAACAAAAGACTGCCCTGGGGTCCAACTCTAAgagtttcattcaatattcattgagcAGACCTTTCAGCCCCTTCAATGAGTCTTTTAAAATTCTCTGCCCCGCAGGACAATCACTCTGAACACGGAGGATGGAAATTTCTCAGTCTCAATGTTGCTGTATAAAGATGAAGCATTTCAGGATAAATGGACCACTGTTCCTTCTCTCACACTTGAGGACAACATCTATGTCAAAGTTTACATGGTGTGTGTTGAGCTGAATAGAGGACATTACTCACTGCAAGCTACTGAGGGCTTTCATGAAAGCTGCCGTGCATGTTATTTATGCTGCAGTTGAGAACTGTTTGGCTCTTTGTTTTTTTGAGATGAACAGAAcattctatctatccatccatctgtctatccgTCTATACGCCTGTCtgtctattgtttttttgttcgatgttctatctatccatctgtctatctgtctatctatctatctatctatctatctatctatctatctatctatctatctctaatATTTCTTTTAGAAAATACTATTTCCACTCAAAACAACTTTCATGTACATAATTCCTGCTAATTACTTTGAATCACAAATTCTACATGCCAGTCAAAATGTAATCCTATAATTTGTGGAATGTACTAAAAATGTACCATATTTTTATTGTAAGATGCTTGACACGTATTCTGTATATGAGCAATAATTATTTTCTAACGGAGTCACTTGAAATGTGCTAATGAAGCTTTCTGGGATTTCATTCTACAGATTCCAGCAAATCTTTTTCTAAGAGTGGACAGATGTTGGGCCACACCAACCAGTGACCCTTACAGCAACATTCAGTATTTTTTCATCAGGGACAGGTGTGGGACATAAGTTTTAGCCTTTGCCTATCAagcatttaattttagttattgcTTCATTAGTCTTTTGCTCAGGTTTGAAGCATTTGAAATGCTTAATTCAGTCATAATTATCACCAGAGGTGTGAAAGGATGTTGTTGAAACCATTGCTAAAGGAGCATGCAGCTTTAGTCATGTGACGACCATCAGCAGCCGTATGTTTCAGTTTAACAGCTGTGCTTGTCCTTGACTACCCAAAGAGATTCTCCACCAGGGAAAAAAAACTATGAAGCATGTAGTTTCTGAGAAGAATAGATAAAACTTAATTAACTCATTCCCTTGAGTACAAATATCACACTGACTTACatttctcttcacatcagttgTCCAGTGTTGTGGAATGACCAGACACTAGCCGTGATGAAGAACGGTCAAGGACCAGAAGCTCTGTTCAGGATACAGATGTTCAAGTTTGTTGGAAGCTCCTACACAGATGTTTTCCTGCACTGCAACGTCCAGATCTGTCATAACACAGTGTGCCAGCCTGTGAGTTCCCAAGTCATGCATtggtttgattaaataaaaacacagtaaaaacactaatatgtAATACTACACTAATACTAAtattccaaaatgtaatttatttctgtggtgcCAAGCTGAatttcagtcttcagtggcacatgCTCCTAAAGAAattgttctaatatgctgatttgttgcttcagaaaacaatcattttattgtaaaatttactgttgctgtttattatttttgtggaaacaatttaGGTAAAATATAGGTAAAatctttaccatcacttttgatcaatttaatgcatccttgctgaatagaagtattaatcttactgacctcagacTTAGTTTAGTAGGTTAGTAAACTTTTCCTTTACAGTGTTGTTTGCATCAAAGTAACTTTAAACACTTGGTGCATCACAGAACTGCTCTTCTGAAGATGCATCAGTACGGACACGCAGGGATGTTGCATCATCTCACACTCTATCGTATGGACCAATCAGAAGGCTCAAAACTGACATGGAGAATACTAGCCCCAGTAAGTCTTAGAAACTCGTGTGCCTTCATTAGAGTCACCATACTCACCAAATGTGCTCAATTTATTTGGACATCCCCAGATTCGAATGTGCCTCCTGTGGAAACCTTTGTATTGGGTGGTCTGCTGTTCATCCTGATTGTCATAACAGGAGTTTTTGGGAAACTCTGGCTCCAGAGCAGGAACTTGTATCCAACCCAAGAGGCCCAGCTCACTCTCTCCAACATCCACCACATCTCAGAGGTGGCCAGCTAACCTGAGATCTCATTTACACACAGTGTTGTGTCAAATATGTTCAGTTTGAAAGCGTTGTCTAACctatagtgtatttttttttatagtagttgttctttttgtcttttattgtgaaataaataaaaatgctttttgatTTCCTAACAGCTTACTTAATATACTTTTCAAAATTAGTAAATAAGCTTTGTGGTTGTGAAGAGTGCAGTTGAACATGCTCAAAGTAAATATGATGATCTACATCTACACCTGTTTGAACTTGAGGAGAGCTGACTTCATATAGTTaggctacataaaaaaaaaaaaaaaagaagaatagtaAAGTCAGTGAAGAAACTCTCTAGATCTTGATcttgtttggattttttttaagcattttaatgtATGACTTAAGTTTACAAATAACCTAAATTTTTTCGGGGGTCATTATACAACATTATGTTTACAATGCTTTGAAACCAGTGAGTTATATCAATGTAATGGTTTCAGTGAAGCATACGATGATATTTGTTATGAAAAATAGTACCCTGAACACATACCACACATAGTTGCATGAATGAATGATTAGGACAGGTTTTAAAATGTCTCCTTTAcattaaacaataacaacactcaTAAAGAGCATAAACGAAAAGAATGTTATTttccaaatgtacaaaaaatcatGATTTGTCTTAAATATTTATATCAACAGGTTTAAACTAAaggtaaagtaaataaaaatttcaaatatggattttatatatatatagagagagagagagagagagagagagagagagagagagagagtgtgtgtgtgtgtgtgtgtgagagagagagagagagagagagagagagagagtgagtgtgtgtgtgtgtgtgtgtgtgtgtgtgtgtgtgtgtgtgtgtgtgtgtgtgtgtgtgtttactgtttAGTCTCCGCCCATCTATGGGCCTCAGTTCAGTGTACAGTGAGACACAGATTTcaacagaaacacagacagacagcagtGAAAACAACATCACTGTCATTATACTCGAttagatattatttttaaattaaataaatactttattgtCCACATTAAACTACAGAAGATTCGTCACAGA harbors:
- the LOC132113154 gene encoding alpha-tectorin-like translates to MTPATLALTWSLLSIWTVTSAVQIEEADLNETVICTNDQMQVIIPSVFFLNKDPAVYVWDLHLNDPDCRGVEVGNDYVFSIKTNLTDCGTIMASDDSHIMFTNSIRNNETDIITRSYINITFGCRYPVNYMVQHQNGGNLIRVDVRTITLNTEDGNFSVSMLLYKDEAFQDKWTTVPSLTLEDNIYVKVYMIPANLFLRVDRCWATPTSDPYSNIQYFFIRDSCPVLWNDQTLAVMKNGQGPEALFRIQMFKFVGSSYTDVFLHCNVQICHNTVCQPVSSQVMHWFD